Proteins encoded together in one Felis catus isolate Fca126 chromosome B3, F.catus_Fca126_mat1.0, whole genome shotgun sequence window:
- the GPHB5 gene encoding glycoprotein hormone beta-5, whose product MKLAYLFLGPMALFLLAGCSCVLSTSSGNLLTFVGCAVREFTFLAKKPGCRGLRITTDACWGRCETWEKPILEPPYIEAHHRVCTYNETRQVTVKLPNCAPGVDPFYTYPVAVRCDCGACSTATTECETI is encoded by the exons ATGAAGCTGGCATACCTTTTCCTTGGCCCCATGGCCCTCTTCCTCCTAGCTGGCTGCAGCTGTGTTCTCAGCACGTCCAGTGGGAACCTGCTCACCTTTGTGGGCTGTGCCGTGAGGGAGTTTACTTTCCTGGCCAAAAAGCCTGGCTGCAGGGGCCTTCGGATCACTACGGATGCCTGCTGGGGCCGCTGTGAGACCTGGGAG AAGCCCATTCTGGAACCCCCCTACATTGAAGCCCATCATCGAGTCTGTACCTACAACGAGACCAGACAGGTGACGGTCAAGCTGCCCAATTGCGCCCCTGGAGTGGACCCCTTCTACACCTACCCCGTGGCTGTCCGCTGTGACTGCGGGGCCTGTTCCACTGCCACCACGGAGTGCGAGACCATCTGA